The window GCGCGCGCCAGCGGGTCGAGCGGGTAGACGGTCTGGCCCGGCTTGCGCCTCGGGCGAAGGCAGCGGGCAACTTCTAGCGGAGGCGGCGGGAATCGAACCCGCCGCCTGGCACTCCCAGAGCGGGCCCGGAGGAATCTCGTGGGCGCCTGGCGGTAGCGTCCTGGCCTTCTGGGGCGGCGCTCATCCTCAGGCCTTGAGCCGGAGGCGACCCATGAAGTCGAGCTTGCCGATGGGCGTCCCGCGTGAGCGCAGGATGTCGTAGGCGGTCGTGGCGTGGAAATAGAAGTTGGGAAGCGAGAATGAGAGCAGGAACTCCTCCGCGGTGAAGATCCTCGCTCCACGCGGCGTGTTGAAGACGACCTCCTGGCCTTCCCTTGCGTCGATCGCCTCGGCGGGGATGGCCTCGAGCTCGGCGCAGGCGTCCTTCACGAGTTGTTGAAGTTCCTCATAGGTGTGAGCCGGGCGCTGGCCGGGCATGTTGAGCGCGCCGCTCCGGA is drawn from Archangium lipolyticum and contains these coding sequences:
- a CDS encoding DUF1993 domain-containing protein gives rise to the protein MAIRLYDASIPTYLQTLRAMSGVLDKGLAHARESGVNPEEIVEHQLAPDMRPFRFQVQSIAFHSTGAIEAIRSGALNMPGQRPAHTYEELQQLVKDACAELEAIPAEAIDAREGQEVVFNTPRGARIFTAEEFLLSFSLPNFYFHATTAYDILRSRGTPIGKLDFMGRLRLKA